One genomic window of Roseobacter ponti includes the following:
- a CDS encoding deoxyguanosinetriphosphate triphosphohydrolase has product MTALFASDPATARGRRFAEEESTFRSCFQRDRDRIIHASAFRRLKHKTQVFIEHEGDYYRTRLTHSIEVAQVARTISGALGLNAELTEAVALAHDLGHTPFGHTGEDALAALMAPYGGFDHNAQAIRIVTHLERHYADFDGLNLTWETLEGLAKHNGPVTGEIPWALAACNAEIDLELHTHASAEAQVAAIADDVAYNHHDLHDGLRAELFSTDELAELPVLDRCFGRVDDLYPGLNYYRRRHEALRRFFGVLVEDVIRFAQERLAEIGPQSVHDVRAAGRPVIRFSDGMFSDLKIIRAFLFERMYRAPSVVEMRAEVTDVVNGLFPLFMAHPDQLPKQWRRDVEEADTGTALARIVSDYISGMTDRFALQEHERLIGLG; this is encoded by the coding sequence ATGACAGCGCTCTTTGCTTCTGATCCTGCGACTGCCAGGGGACGGCGGTTCGCGGAAGAGGAAAGCACCTTCCGTTCGTGTTTTCAGCGCGATCGGGACAGAATTATTCACGCCAGCGCCTTTCGCCGGCTCAAGCATAAAACCCAGGTTTTTATCGAGCATGAGGGTGATTATTACCGCACGCGGCTGACCCATTCGATCGAAGTGGCGCAGGTGGCGCGCACGATCTCAGGCGCGCTGGGGCTCAACGCTGAACTGACCGAGGCCGTTGCCCTCGCGCATGATCTGGGCCACACGCCTTTCGGGCACACGGGTGAGGATGCGCTTGCCGCTCTGATGGCGCCCTACGGCGGGTTCGATCACAATGCTCAGGCGATCCGCATCGTGACCCATCTGGAGCGTCATTATGCCGATTTTGACGGGCTCAACCTGACGTGGGAAACGCTGGAGGGGCTTGCCAAGCACAACGGGCCCGTCACTGGCGAGATCCCCTGGGCGCTGGCCGCCTGCAATGCCGAGATCGATCTGGAACTGCACACCCATGCCAGCGCCGAAGCCCAGGTCGCTGCGATTGCCGATGACGTCGCCTATAACCACCACGATCTGCATGACGGGTTGCGTGCGGAGCTGTTCTCAACTGACGAATTGGCTGAGCTGCCCGTTCTGGACCGGTGTTTCGGCCGGGTAGACGATCTCTATCCGGGGCTCAATTACTACCGGCGCCGTCACGAGGCGCTCCGGCGGTTTTTTGGTGTGCTCGTTGAGGACGTGATCCGTTTTGCGCAGGAACGACTTGCGGAGATCGGACCGCAGTCAGTGCATGATGTGCGGGCCGCAGGCCGTCCGGTGATCCGTTTTTCGGACGGGATGTTTTCAGATCTGAAGATCATCCGCGCTTTCCTTTTTGAACGCATGTACCGCGCGCCCAGCGTTGTGGAAATGCGCGCCGAGGTGACCGATGTGGTTAACGGGCTCTTTCCCCTCTTTATGGCGCACCCTGACCAGTTGCCAAAGCAGTGGCGCAGAGATGTGGAAGAGGCGGACACCGGGACTGCGCTCGCGCGGATCGTGTCGGATTATATCTCGGGCATGACCGACCGCTTTGCCCTGCAGGAGCATGAACGGCTGATCGGCCTTGGCTGA
- the argS gene encoding arginine--tRNA ligase codes for MNLFADIRDLVIETLTALQAEGALPDGLAMDNVTVEPPRDAAHGDMATNAAMVLAKPAGMKPRDIAGALAEKLLADDRITSADVAGPGFLNLRLAPSVWQSVVKTVLETGPDFGRGSLGQGTRVNVEYVSANPTGPLHVGHTRGAVFGDALASLLDFAGFDVTREYYINDGGAQVDVLARSVYNRYLEAHDLSVDWPEGTYPGDYLIEVGEKLKELKGDAFVDQPEEVWLEDVRNFATDAMMDLIRADLKALGVEMDVFYSEKSLYGTGRIEAAIDDLRGKGLIYEGVLEPPKGKKPEDWEPREQTLFKSTEHGDDVDRPVMKSDGSWTYFAPDIAYHYDKVSRGFDALIDVFGADHGGYVKRMKAAVSALSDGKVSLDIKLTQLVKLFKNGEPFKMSKRAGTFVTLRDVVDQVGPDVTRFVMLTRKNDAMLDFDFDRVLEQSRENPVFYVQYAHARVASVMRKAGEAGVDVSDATLAAADLSLLSHEAELAMAGKLAEWPRMVETAARSNEPHRIAFYLYDLAGSFHALWNRGNDETSLRFVQDDPNVTQSKIALARAVSVVIAAGLGILGVTPAQEMR; via the coding sequence ATGAACCTCTTTGCTGATATCCGCGATCTGGTGATCGAAACGCTGACTGCTCTGCAGGCTGAGGGCGCGCTGCCGGACGGTCTGGCGATGGACAACGTGACGGTAGAGCCTCCGCGCGATGCAGCCCATGGTGATATGGCGACAAATGCGGCCATGGTGCTGGCAAAACCGGCCGGTATGAAGCCGCGCGATATCGCCGGGGCGCTGGCGGAAAAGCTGTTGGCCGATGACCGGATCACATCGGCCGATGTTGCGGGCCCCGGGTTTCTCAATCTGCGCCTGGCACCGTCGGTCTGGCAGTCAGTGGTGAAGACAGTGCTGGAAACCGGTCCGGATTTCGGACGCGGCAGCCTCGGGCAGGGGACCCGGGTGAATGTCGAGTATGTGTCGGCCAACCCGACCGGTCCGCTGCACGTGGGTCATACCCGTGGGGCGGTTTTCGGCGACGCGCTGGCCTCGCTGCTGGATTTCGCGGGCTTTGACGTGACACGTGAGTATTACATCAACGACGGTGGTGCGCAGGTCGATGTTCTCGCCCGCTCGGTCTATAACCGCTATCTTGAGGCGCATGATCTCTCCGTCGACTGGCCCGAGGGGACCTATCCCGGGGATTACCTGATTGAGGTGGGGGAAAAGCTCAAAGAACTCAAAGGTGATGCCTTCGTGGACCAGCCAGAAGAGGTCTGGCTCGAAGACGTGCGCAATTTTGCCACCGACGCGATGATGGACCTGATCCGCGCTGACCTCAAAGCGCTCGGCGTGGAGATGGATGTCTTTTACTCGGAAAAATCGCTCTATGGCACCGGCCGGATCGAGGCGGCGATTGACGATCTGCGCGGCAAGGGGCTGATATATGAAGGCGTGCTTGAGCCGCCCAAGGGCAAAAAGCCCGAAGACTGGGAGCCGCGCGAGCAGACGCTGTTCAAATCTACTGAGCACGGGGACGATGTGGACCGTCCGGTGATGAAATCCGACGGCAGCTGGACCTATTTTGCGCCGGATATCGCTTATCACTACGATAAGGTTTCGCGCGGGTTCGACGCGCTGATCGACGTTTTCGGTGCGGATCACGGTGGGTATGTCAAACGGATGAAGGCGGCGGTTTCGGCGCTGTCCGACGGGAAAGTGTCGCTTGATATCAAACTGACGCAGCTGGTGAAGCTCTTCAAGAACGGTGAGCCTTTTAAGATGTCCAAACGGGCAGGGACCTTTGTGACCCTGCGCGACGTGGTCGATCAGGTCGGCCCGGACGTGACGCGCTTTGTCATGCTGACCCGTAAGAACGACGCGATGCTGGATTTCGATTTCGACAGGGTGCTGGAGCAAAGCCGTGAAAACCCTGTGTTTTACGTGCAGTATGCGCACGCGCGCGTGGCTTCGGTGATGCGCAAAGCGGGTGAGGCCGGCGTCGATGTCAGCGATGCGACGCTGGCTGCTGCGGACCTGAGCCTGCTCAGTCACGAGGCGGAACTGGCGATGGCCGGCAAGCTTGCGGAATGGCCACGCATGGTCGAGACGGCCGCGCGCAGCAACGAGCCGCACCGGATCGCCTTCTATCTCTATGATCTCGCAGGCAGCTTTCACGCTCTCTGGAACCGGGGCAATGACGAGACCTCGCTGCGCTTTGTGCAGGACGACCCGAATGTCACACAGTCGAAAATTGCGCTTGCACGGGCCGTCAGCGTTGTAATTGCAGCCGGTCTTGGTATTCTTGGCGTCACACCGGCGCAGGAAATGCGGTAA
- a CDS encoding SPOR domain-containing protein has translation MADIQFSHNMGAYGRTPEAEPELSGTSLTTMTNLAGAALSLALIAGIGVWGYKLMVRDVSGIPVVRAVQGEMRVRPEEPGGQLARHQGLAVNSVAAEGFASGPVDQVALAPRTGGLAQEDQPVPAAAPVIAPEALRPAAEAFDPPSAPVEPAPPAATADVPAPAKKTPAAKVPADTNAAVLLAAAEALPQPEEVLADGPGLKISARPRLRPATAPAMVQNASFTTAPVTAEIDPSKIPGGTRLVQLGAFDSAVIARGEWDRLATSFGDYLEGKSRVVQEAQSGGRTFYRLRAMGFRDLNDSRRFCAAFKAEGVDCIPVASK, from the coding sequence ATGGCGGATATTCAGTTCTCCCATAATATGGGGGCCTACGGGCGTACACCCGAGGCTGAGCCGGAGTTATCCGGCACCTCTTTGACAACAATGACCAATCTGGCAGGGGCCGCCCTGTCACTGGCGCTGATCGCGGGGATCGGGGTCTGGGGCTACAAACTGATGGTGCGTGATGTCAGCGGCATTCCGGTCGTGCGCGCGGTTCAGGGCGAGATGCGGGTGCGTCCCGAAGAACCCGGCGGACAGCTGGCCCGTCATCAGGGGCTCGCGGTCAACTCGGTTGCCGCCGAAGGTTTTGCCTCCGGCCCGGTCGATCAGGTGGCGCTGGCGCCGCGCACAGGCGGGCTCGCGCAGGAAGATCAGCCGGTTCCGGCTGCGGCTCCCGTGATCGCTCCTGAAGCGCTGCGCCCTGCAGCAGAAGCCTTTGATCCGCCGTCCGCGCCGGTTGAACCGGCACCGCCCGCAGCGACCGCCGATGTGCCGGCACCTGCAAAGAAAACGCCTGCTGCCAAAGTGCCGGCAGATACGAATGCTGCTGTATTGCTTGCCGCAGCTGAAGCTCTGCCGCAGCCTGAAGAGGTTCTGGCAGACGGGCCTGGCCTTAAGATTTCCGCGCGCCCGCGTCTGCGGCCGGCCACAGCGCCCGCCATGGTGCAGAACGCATCCTTTACCACCGCACCTGTGACCGCGGAGATTGATCCTTCGAAAATCCCCGGTGGCACAAGGCTTGTGCAGCTTGGCGCTTTTGACAGTGCTGTGATCGCGCGCGGTGAATGGGACCGGTTGGCAACCAGCTTTGGCGACTATCTCGAAGGTAAATCCCGTGTCGTTCAGGAAGCGCAGTCGGGGGGGCGTACCTTCTACCGCCTGCGGGCGATGGGTTTCAGGGATCTGAATGATTCCAGACGTTTCTGCGCCGCCTTTAAAGCTGAGGGTGTGGACTGTATCCCCGTCGCGAGTAAATGA
- the nagZ gene encoding beta-N-acetylhexosaminidase, producing MNRFGATILDADGLSLSAEEKAFFRDVNPYGFILFARNIDSPDQVRALCAEMRACVGRDAPVTIDQEGGRVQRLRAPVWTEWTPPLDFVTAAGEKAAEAMYLRYRLIAAELHALGIDSNCAPMVDVAGPGTHDFLHNRCYGTDPDTVAKLGRAAAEGMIAGGVIPVLKHIPGHGRATMDSHYDLPRVAASLEELDAVDFAPFRALKDLPMGMTAHLVYDAIDDKPATLSEKVMKVIREDIGFENLIMTDDLAMKALEGSLADLARQALAAGCDVILHCNGTLADRREVAEAAGEMSFGAQTRALRALNGRMAPDDIDIPRATAQLETLLSRA from the coding sequence ATGAACCGGTTCGGAGCGACGATCCTTGACGCGGACGGGCTGAGCCTTTCTGCGGAGGAAAAAGCGTTTTTCCGCGATGTGAATCCTTACGGATTCATTCTTTTCGCCCGCAACATCGACAGCCCCGATCAGGTGCGCGCGCTTTGCGCTGAGATGCGCGCCTGTGTGGGGCGCGATGCACCGGTTACCATTGATCAGGAAGGCGGACGGGTACAGCGTCTGCGCGCCCCGGTCTGGACAGAATGGACCCCGCCGCTCGATTTCGTCACCGCCGCCGGCGAGAAAGCCGCAGAGGCGATGTACCTGCGCTACCGGCTGATTGCGGCGGAACTGCACGCGTTGGGGATCGACAGCAACTGTGCGCCCATGGTTGACGTGGCAGGCCCGGGCACGCATGACTTTCTGCACAACCGTTGCTATGGCACCGATCCGGACACAGTCGCAAAACTGGGACGGGCGGCCGCTGAGGGGATGATCGCCGGTGGTGTGATTCCGGTGCTCAAACACATTCCCGGACACGGGCGCGCGACCATGGACAGCCACTACGATCTGCCACGGGTCGCGGCCTCGCTAGAGGAGCTTGATGCGGTGGATTTCGCACCGTTCCGGGCCCTCAAGGATCTGCCCATGGGGATGACCGCGCATCTGGTCTATGACGCCATTGATGACAAACCCGCCACTCTGTCGGAAAAGGTGATGAAAGTGATCCGTGAGGACATCGGGTTTGAAAACCTCATCATGACCGATGATCTCGCGATGAAGGCGCTTGAGGGCAGCCTTGCTGATCTCGCGCGCCAGGCGCTGGCGGCGGGCTGTGATGTCATCCTGCACTGTAACGGCACGCTCGCCGACCGCCGCGAAGTGGCAGAAGCCGCGGGCGAGATGAGTTTCGGCGCACAGACCCGCGCCTTGCGGGCGCTCAACGGCCGGATGGCGCCCGACGATATTGACATTCCCCGCGCAACTGCTCAGCTTGAGACGCTGTTGAGCAGGGCGTGA
- a CDS encoding segregation and condensation protein A codes for MAEIPFEEDAVSVADRMAAEALIVDVDGFEGPLDLLLTLSRTQKVDLRKISVLALAKQYLAFVEKAKALRLELAADYLVMAAWLAFLKSRLLLPPDPEEDGPSGEELAAHLAFQLERLQAMRDAAARLMGRDRLGRDFFARGQTHEVTRTRRIEYTATLLDLMQGYARIRTRDEFRPFVMDRDAVFTMEQALDRMRGLMGFAGDWTDISSYLPEGWETDPVRRRSATASTFAASLELVKEGYLEIRQSDTFAPLQLRKKDRPS; via the coding sequence ATGGCTGAAATCCCTTTTGAGGAAGACGCGGTTTCGGTTGCGGACCGCATGGCGGCCGAAGCGCTGATTGTCGATGTGGACGGGTTTGAAGGCCCGCTCGATCTGCTCCTGACACTCAGCCGCACCCAAAAAGTCGATCTGCGAAAGATTTCGGTTCTCGCACTTGCAAAGCAGTATCTGGCCTTTGTCGAAAAAGCCAAAGCGCTGCGGCTGGAGCTTGCAGCGGATTATCTGGTGATGGCCGCCTGGCTGGCCTTTCTCAAATCCCGGTTGCTGCTGCCGCCCGATCCTGAGGAGGACGGCCCCAGCGGCGAGGAACTGGCCGCTCATCTGGCGTTTCAGCTTGAGCGGCTTCAGGCTATGCGCGATGCCGCGGCCCGTCTGATGGGGCGTGACCGGCTGGGGCGCGACTTTTTTGCCCGCGGGCAGACCCATGAGGTCACCCGGACCCGCAGGATTGAATACACCGCCACGCTGCTTGATCTGATGCAGGGCTATGCCCGGATCCGCACGCGCGACGAATTCCGCCCTTTTGTCATGGATCGCGATGCGGTGTTCACGATGGAGCAGGCACTGGACCGGATGCGCGGGCTGATGGGCTTTGCAGGGGACTGGACGGATATTTCCAGCTATCTGCCCGAAGGGTGGGAAACCGACCCTGTGCGCCGGCGCTCGGCGACCGCTTCGACCTTTGCGGCCTCGCTGGAGCTTGTTAAGGAAGGGTATCTGGAGATCCGCCAGAGCGACACATTCGCGCCGCTGCAGCTGCGCAAAAAGGACCGGCCCTCTTGA
- the scpB gene encoding SMC-Scp complex subunit ScpB translates to MGEQERMVEAILFGAAEPVSLRELTARMPHGSDPAEAIVHLRKRYEGRGVNLCKIGDAWAMRTAPDLGFLMQRETVETRKLSRAAVETLAIIAYHQPVTRAEIEEIRGVSVSRGTVDQLLEMEWIRFGRRKMTPGRPVTFVVTEGFLDHFGLENARDLPGLKELRAAGLLENRPPPGSLPVAGDPDEGEEESTEGQSELFED, encoded by the coding sequence ATGGGAGAGCAGGAGCGCATGGTTGAGGCGATCCTCTTTGGCGCTGCAGAGCCTGTTTCCCTGCGCGAGCTGACCGCGCGCATGCCGCACGGCTCGGACCCGGCAGAGGCCATTGTGCATCTGCGCAAACGCTATGAGGGGCGCGGCGTGAACCTGTGTAAAATCGGCGATGCCTGGGCGATGCGCACCGCACCAGATCTTGGGTTTCTGATGCAGCGCGAAACAGTCGAGACCCGCAAGCTCAGCCGCGCGGCCGTGGAAACGCTTGCGATCATCGCCTATCACCAGCCTGTCACCCGCGCCGAGATCGAAGAAATTCGCGGCGTTTCCGTCAGCCGTGGCACCGTGGATCAGCTGCTGGAGATGGAATGGATCCGCTTTGGCCGCCGCAAGATGACGCCGGGGCGGCCGGTGACTTTTGTGGTCACCGAAGGGTTTCTTGATCACTTTGGCCTTGAGAATGCGCGCGATCTGCCGGGGCTCAAAGAGCTTCGCGCCGCTGGTCTGCTGGAGAACCGTCCCCCGCCAGGCAGTCTGCCTGTTGCCGGTGATCCGGATGAGGGAGAAGAGGAATCCACCGAAGGCCAGAGCGAGCTCTTTGAGGACTGA
- a CDS encoding 2'-deoxycytidine 5'-triphosphate deaminase: protein MNGVLPNQMIAKMIDENQIATSRPVTDAQIQPASLDLRLGRTAWRVRASFLTGAGARVSDRLEEFEMHKVDLTEGAVLEKGCVYVVPLIESLALPDDIQAVANAKSSTGRLDLLTRVITDGGTEFDRIAPGYHGPLYAEICPRSFSVLVRPGMRLNQIRFRRGEAVLDDTALRALHAQTPLVDRDPVIDAGLGFSVDLRLPDTTLVGYRAKPHTGVIDLDRIDHYRATEYWEDVHSDDGKIILDPGAFYILVSREAVTIPPGYAAEMAPYLAMVGEFRVHYAGFFDPGFGHAASGGAGSRGVLEVRCHEAPFVLEHGQVVGRLVYEAMTEEPTQLYGAGIASNYQGQGLKLSKHFKAPE, encoded by the coding sequence ATGAATGGCGTTCTACCAAATCAGATGATCGCAAAGATGATCGACGAAAACCAGATTGCCACCAGCCGCCCTGTCACCGACGCCCAGATACAGCCGGCAAGCCTGGATCTGCGCCTGGGTCGTACGGCGTGGCGGGTTCGCGCGTCTTTCCTGACCGGTGCCGGCGCGCGCGTGTCCGATCGCCTGGAAGAATTCGAGATGCACAAAGTGGATCTGACCGAAGGCGCTGTGCTCGAAAAGGGCTGTGTCTATGTGGTGCCGCTGATTGAATCGCTGGCCCTGCCCGACGACATCCAGGCGGTCGCCAACGCCAAAAGCTCCACCGGCCGGCTTGACCTGCTGACGCGGGTAATCACCGACGGCGGCACCGAATTTGACCGCATTGCACCGGGCTATCACGGACCGCTCTATGCCGAGATCTGCCCGCGCTCTTTTTCGGTTCTGGTGCGGCCGGGCATGCGGCTGAACCAGATCCGCTTCCGGCGCGGCGAGGCCGTTCTCGACGACACGGCCCTGCGCGCGCTGCATGCGCAAACACCGCTGGTCGACCGGGACCCGGTGATCGACGCGGGACTTGGGTTTTCCGTCGATCTGCGCCTGCCGGACACCACGCTGGTAGGGTACCGTGCAAAGCCGCACACCGGCGTGATTGACCTCGATCGCATTGATCACTACCGCGCGACGGAATACTGGGAAGACGTGCACAGCGATGACGGCAAGATCATCCTGGATCCTGGCGCGTTCTATATACTGGTGAGCCGGGAGGCTGTGACCATCCCGCCCGGCTATGCAGCTGAAATGGCGCCATATCTCGCGATGGTCGGCGAGTTTCGTGTGCACTACGCGGGCTTTTTCGATCCCGGCTTCGGCCATGCGGCATCGGGAGGTGCGGGATCACGTGGCGTTCTGGAAGTGCGCTGTCACGAAGCGCCCTTTGTGCTGGAGCACGGTCAGGTCGTGGGACGTCTGGTCTATGAAGCCATGACCGAAGAGCCCACGCAACTCTATGGCGCGGGGATCGCGTCCAACTATCAGGGCCAGGGCCTCAAACTTTCCAAGCACTTCAAAGCGCCGGAATAA
- a CDS encoding MerR family transcriptional regulator translates to MSKSPDAFRTISEVADWLGVQAHVLRFWESKFTQVKPIKRAGGRRYYRPSDMLLLGGLRQLLHEDGLTIKGAQKMLREKGVAHVADMSRPLDDLTMAALDEDTAAAPAFAPAPPAGNEAPAQDAAPGPEGAGDQAADPGPELFESVAPDPAENAPEEIAGNPQDAEPEKTGEHATGEVSFSHARHEPEQDDSAPDALDSDADFSSEGEGAPGEQEDPAPAESASGEIASADATAGETADLPDFLTKPLQDAGDDDSTARGDDDLPAETTPDEAEPVEPEETAAGAEDTTGDSSDENTGPFSVSPPEAAIEPVRPATVDVPSVPHEDEIEVAPSALTALARITRIDSDTADRIRPLLKQLAALRADLSGPGKDAGKD, encoded by the coding sequence ATGTCCAAGTCGCCGGACGCATTCCGCACGATCTCAGAAGTTGCTGACTGGCTGGGCGTTCAGGCGCATGTGCTGCGCTTCTGGGAAAGTAAGTTCACACAGGTCAAGCCGATCAAACGCGCGGGTGGCCGGCGGTACTACCGCCCCTCCGACATGCTGCTGCTTGGCGGGCTCAGGCAGCTGCTGCACGAAGACGGACTGACCATCAAAGGCGCGCAGAAGATGCTGCGGGAGAAAGGCGTGGCGCATGTCGCCGATATGTCCCGGCCTCTTGATGATCTGACCATGGCCGCACTCGACGAAGACACCGCAGCGGCCCCTGCATTTGCACCGGCACCACCGGCCGGAAACGAAGCACCCGCGCAGGACGCGGCACCCGGGCCGGAGGGAGCAGGTGATCAGGCCGCGGATCCAGGGCCGGAGCTTTTCGAAAGCGTCGCGCCCGATCCTGCGGAAAACGCACCCGAAGAAATTGCCGGAAACCCTCAGGATGCTGAGCCGGAAAAGACAGGCGAGCACGCCACCGGGGAAGTGAGTTTCTCGCACGCCCGCCACGAACCGGAACAGGATGACAGCGCGCCGGACGCATTGGACAGCGATGCTGATTTTTCCTCCGAGGGTGAGGGCGCGCCAGGAGAGCAGGAAGATCCAGCACCAGCCGAATCCGCCTCTGGCGAGATTGCATCCGCGGACGCCACCGCAGGTGAAACTGCTGATCTGCCTGATTTCCTGACGAAACCCCTGCAGGATGCGGGCGACGACGACAGCACCGCCCGGGGCGATGACGACCTGCCCGCAGAGACCACGCCGGACGAGGCGGAACCGGTTGAGCCTGAGGAAACTGCAGCAGGCGCGGAAGACACCACCGGAGACAGCTCTGACGAGAATACCGGCCCCTTCTCTGTATCACCACCCGAGGCGGCCATAGAACCCGTGCGCCCTGCCACGGTCGATGTACCGTCGGTGCCGCATGAGGATGAGATTGAAGTGGCGCCCTCCGCCCTCACCGCCCTTGCACGTATCACCCGGATCGACAGCGATACCGCTGACCGTATCCGGCCGCTTTTAAAACAGCTTGCAGCACTCAGGGCCGATCTGTCAGGCCCGGGCAAAGATGCCGGCAAAGACTGA
- the ihfA gene encoding integration host factor subunit alpha has product MAEKTLTRMDLSEAVFREVGLSRNESAQLVETVLEHLSDALVRGEQVKISSFGTFSVRDKSARVGRNPKTGEEVPINPRRVLTFRPSHLMKDRVADGNKS; this is encoded by the coding sequence ATGGCCGAAAAGACACTGACACGTATGGATCTGAGTGAAGCGGTCTTCCGCGAGGTTGGCCTGTCGCGCAACGAAAGCGCGCAGCTTGTAGAGACAGTGCTGGAACATCTGTCTGATGCGCTGGTGCGCGGCGAGCAGGTGAAAATCTCCTCTTTCGGCACCTTTTCCGTGCGTGACAAATCGGCCCGCGTCGGCCGCAATCCCAAGACGGGCGAAGAGGTTCCGATCAACCCGCGCCGTGTTCTGACCTTCCGGCCTTCGCATCTGATGAAGGACCGTGTGGCCGACGGAAACAAGTCCTGA
- a CDS encoding beta-ketoacyl-ACP synthase III: MPLRAVVAGVGHYLPSRVVPNTEFEEKLDTTDEWIRSRSGIERRHFAAEGETTSDMAAAAATAAMASAGVTAEDVDAIIVATSTADLTFPSAATMVQARLGMTSGFAFDVQAVCAGFVYALSNANALILSGQARRVLVIGAESFSRIMDWTDRSTCVLFGDGAGALLLEGRDLTGTAEDRGILSTDLHSDGRYQDLLYVDGGVSTGTTGHLRMQGNQVFRHAVEKLAATATTAMERAGIAPEDVDWIVPHQANIRIIQGTARKLGLPMEKVVVTVQDHGNTSAASIPLALSVGVERGQIRQGDMIVTEAIGGGLAWGAVVLRW, translated from the coding sequence ATGCCCCTGCGCGCCGTCGTCGCCGGTGTTGGCCACTACCTGCCCTCCCGCGTCGTACCCAATACCGAATTCGAGGAAAAACTCGACACGACAGATGAATGGATCCGCTCCCGTTCGGGCATCGAACGCCGGCACTTCGCAGCCGAGGGTGAGACCACATCAGATATGGCAGCCGCCGCCGCGACAGCCGCCATGGCCAGCGCCGGTGTCACCGCAGAAGACGTGGATGCGATCATTGTCGCCACGTCGACCGCTGATCTGACCTTCCCCTCAGCCGCCACGATGGTTCAGGCACGCCTGGGTATGACTTCAGGCTTTGCCTTTGACGTGCAGGCCGTCTGTGCGGGCTTTGTCTATGCGCTCAGCAATGCCAATGCGCTGATCCTGTCGGGCCAGGCGCGGCGCGTCCTCGTCATTGGCGCCGAAAGCTTCAGCCGGATCATGGACTGGACAGACCGTTCGACCTGTGTGCTCTTCGGGGATGGCGCGGGCGCGCTGCTGCTTGAAGGGCGAGACCTCACCGGCACCGCCGAAGACCGCGGCATCCTCTCAACAGATCTGCACTCGGACGGGCGCTATCAGGATCTGCTTTATGTCGATGGCGGCGTTTCCACCGGCACAACGGGACATCTGCGCATGCAGGGCAATCAGGTTTTCCGGCATGCCGTCGAAAAACTGGCGGCCACGGCCACCACCGCCATGGAGCGCGCGGGCATCGCCCCGGAGGATGTCGACTGGATCGTGCCGCATCAGGCCAACATCCGCATCATCCAGGGCACCGCCAGAAAGCTTGGCCTGCCGATGGAAAAGGTTGTCGTGACGGTGCAGGATCATGGCAATACCTCTGCCGCATCGATTCCCCTGGCGCTGTCTGTGGGCGTCGAACGCGGGCAGATCCGGCAGGGTGATATGATCGTGACAGAGGCAATCGGCGGCGGACTGGCCTGGGGAGCGGTCGTTCTGCGCTGGTAA